Proteins encoded together in one Argiope bruennichi chromosome 1, qqArgBrue1.1, whole genome shotgun sequence window:
- the LOC129965061 gene encoding phosphatidylinositol transfer protein alpha isoform-like, whose translation MLIKEYRVLLPITVEEYQVGQLYSVAEVSKNETGGGEGVEVRKNEPFENFPLLGGKFCSGQYTYKIYHLASRVPAYIRLLAPKGSLEVHEEAWNAYPYCKTVITNPGYMKDAFFISIETMHCPDRGEQENVHELPPEKLKMREVDYIDIGNDPVIAKDYKESEDPSKFKSEKTGRGLLTGNWRETVDPVMCAYKLVTVEFKWLGLQTRVENFIQATERRLFLKFHREVFCWIDKWYGLTMADIRRMEEETKKELQAQIAEGEVRGTLVED comes from the exons ATGTTGATCAAAGAATA tagAGTTTTGCTGCCTATTACAGTTGAAGag TATCAGGTAGGCCAACTTTATTCTGTTGCTgaagttagtaaaaatgaaaccGGTGGTGGAGAAGGGGTTGAAGTCAGGAAAAATGAACCctttgaaaattttcctttacTTGGTGGAAAATTCTGCAGTGGacaatatacatataaaatataccaTTTAGCAAG tcgTGTGCCAGCATATATAAGATTATTAGCCCCAAAAGGATCACTAGAAGTCCATGAAGAAGCATGGAATGCTTATCCATATTGCAAAACAG TCATAACT AATCCCGGCTATATGAAAGACGCTTTCTTTATCAGCATCGAAACAATGCATTGTCCTGATAGAGGTGAACAAGAAAAT GTCCATGAATTACCAccagagaaattaaaaatgagagaAGTTGATTATATAGATATTGGTAATGATCCTGTTATTGCGAAG gattaCAAAGAATCAGAAGATCCCAgcaaatttaaaagtgaaaaaactgGAAGAGGTCTACTAACTGGCAATTGGAGg GAAACAGTTGATCCTGTTATGTGTGCTTATAAGTTAGTCACTGTTGAATTTAAGTGGCTTGGACTTCAAACTagagtagaaaattttattcaagct acGGAACGAAGgcttttccttaaatttcatcGAGAAGTATTTTGCTGGATAGATAAGTGGTATGGTTTAACTATGGCTGATATACGAAGAATGGAAGAAGAGACTAAAAAAGAACTTCAAGCC